The nucleotide sequence CACTTTCCTTATTGATGAACGCTGTCTGGTTGAGCCCTATAGCCACGCCCATTCTCATTTGTAATCAGTATAAAGCGAGATCAGCTGGAGGGTTTGGTGTATCTCTGAGGTGAGGAGTTTACTTTAAGAAATCGGGCGGGTCATACATTTTGGGAGATCAGTTTGGCTCGACAGCAGTTACTTTTGTGACTTTTTCTAGGTTTTAAAGGTTCTGAATCGGTTCCAACTTGTGGCTGTGGTTTCCAAGTACAATGGTAAGATAATTTATAGTCACTTTCACCATATTGTTAGTACTTTACTAAAGGCTTTTAAAAAATCTTCCATGTAAAGCTTGATTGTATGTGACTAATAtgctctataaataaatgtaattaacagTTGTAGTAGTTTCTAGTTTACAGGTGTTATTAATTTAATAGACTTGCACTTTGGGATCAGTCTTTAACTTTTCAACATACGAAAGCAAAGCTAATTTTATTGTTTGTCATTTGGGTTTTAAATGTTGTTAAAGCTTATAAGAATGTTCCATAATGTAGACCTAAAACGCTTCTGGGCTAACCCCTATAAATGTGAAATAAGGAAAATGAAAGGGATTGTTCAgccagaagtaaaaaaaaaatctcacaatTTAAGGTTACAatcctttgagtttctttattcaacTCTAAATAGATTTGAATTGAATGGTTGTAACCATTAACTATTGCAGAAAACCAGATTGTAACTGTTTAACCATTAACTATTGGAGGTTATcgttttctgctttcttcaaaatatcatgttcAACAGGGATAAAAGTAAAACCGGTTTGTATTAAGTTAATagtaattttcacttttgggtaaaCTCTCACTTTAAGCTAATGATCTCAAACTCCATTCCTACatggctgcagctctgcatagtttagcttcaaccatcTCCAACTcgcacctgcttaatagtcttgaacaccttttATTAgttgtttgattaggattggagcaaaactgcagagctgcagccctccaggaattgagtttgagacctgtgcttTAAGGGTTTTACTTTAATGTTCCGTCTTAATGAGAATGGGATCAGTGCccagaaaataaactttttaaaaattcagcCAGAAGTAGGAAGAatctaattttatatatattttttacctcAAGACACGATGAGATTGTTTATAGAACATGCTGCATTAGACACAAGACTCgcacatgaacatttacttaaAGAGAACCACCAATATGTCAGTATTGCAAAAGTAACCGAACTGTTAAACATGTACTTGTGGcatgccctatttttaatgtcatcagacaatttttatctggacactttttttaaatgaaatatttttaaatgtgaatccttctaaaattgtacagtttatcaaaagtaaacctttaaactattttagatttttattattattaatgtattttactcTGTATTTATTGCGGTTGGTGACTTGCTAATGCTCGGTGTATGTAGACTGTAAGGTTAGGGTTGCTGTATGTTGTATATGAAATTTCTTATTCAGGAAAACTACTTTTGGTTGAGCAGTGTCAGCTAGTGTTAAACGGTCTAGTAATACTATTTGGCTTGGTAGACCGTGTGTCAAAGGGAGTATATCAAAGCAATAcccaatttattttttcttaaagcACAGTTTCAGATTGAAGTGAGTGTACTATATGGATGCATACTGCCTACAATGCACACTGGCTACTAGATTAAGAAGGTTAAGGCAGTATTCCCTATGCAAAGTTAAGGTGTCACATGACATGCCTGCACTGAAAGTTATTGAAACACCGAATGCTGTTCAATTATTTTAGTGATTTTGTAtagatgcaatatatattgcagaaaaacaattTTGCTAAGTCAGTatcttccaatatcgtgcagccctggtAGCTAATCTGGGAATTTGTGTACTCTGTCGTATACATATTTGGTACGAGTTGCGTGGTACTGTCATTTTTAAATCCAGCTTGTGTACTGATTTGAGTAATATTTAGAATACCCAGATTTATTATCCAGAATCTGCTATGCATCTGCTAGATGCCACAGAAAGGGTAAGATTAACATGTCATTTCAAACACTGCCACATTGTGATTTTTGATCAGTATGCTTGTGTTTTGGTCAAACCAGAGGGAGTGCATCTCTATACACATTGGTCAAGCAGGTATCCAGATGGGTAACTCCTGCTGGGAGCTGTATTGTTTGGAGCATGGTTTCCAGCCAGATGGAACCATCGTTGATAGTAGCCGCTCATTGGCTGACTCCAGTTTCGGCACTTTCTTCAGTGAAACTGGTGCAGGAAAATATGTTCCTCGAGCAGTCTTCATTGATCTGGAGCCAACTGTTGTCGGTACGCTCCATTCAGGCTTACTAAttcttaaatgcaaaaaaaaaaggtctgcATTTCATTTCTCACTTTTGTTTGAAATTCAGATGAGATCCGTAATGGCCATTATCGACAGCTGTATCACCCTGAGCAGCTCATCAGTGGAAAGGAGGATGCTGCCAATAATTACGCTCGTGGCCACTATACCATCGGAAAGGAGATCGTAGACTCTGTGCTTGATCGCATGCGCAAAATGGTGAGTTTGCACAATTGAATAATGGTTCTTCATTAGTAACATTTAACTGCATAAACTTTATGTAGAGCAGGGGTGCCTAGTCCTGTTACTGCAGATCTAcagtcctgcagagttcagctgcaaccttgatctaATGCACCAGTCTTTAATTggcaagtgctccttcagatcctacttTGTTGGTTTTAGTTTTTGATCAGGGTTTGAGCTGaactctccaggaacaggattgggcaccctTTATGTACTGGAGTCAATAGTTTTAGGAAAATTTTTTGAAAAGCTTTGAACACCCATTCATGTCCCAGGACAAATCTGAAAACCTTTTTTTGGATCTTCAAATGTCGACTACTGTAAGGTTTCTAATGCACCATGTTCTTTTGGAATTGAAGAATTGGTCAAACCTGTTTTTAGACTGCAATTTTGGTAAGATTTAGCACAAACCCATCTAATGCATGTGAAATGTCTAGTCCAGACTTTCAAACTCCATAGGTAGTAGTTTGGAGAAACTCTGCTGGACACTGCCTCTCCAGGGGGGCAGAATCTGGCACCTCTGCATTAAGAATTGTTcaatagagcagtggttctcaaactgtggtacatgTACCACTAGAGGTATGCAGGCTTGCTTCTGGTGGTACACAGGAATCAAATGTCATGTACATGCTACATTTTCCAAATTTATCAAAAGTATATGAATGACAACGCTTGTATTTCCAAGGTCCAAGCAACATTTCCAGGTGTACTTAAATACTTTAAGtacaggtttatatatatatatatatatatatatatatatatatatatatatatatatatatatatatatatatatatatatatatatatatatatatatatatatatatatatatatatatatatatatatatatatatatatatatatatatatatatatatatatatatatatatatatatatatatatatatatatatatatatatatatataagcattttaatttgaacattggccattttatttttacatacaagTACAGTattaactatttataatgttaaaattgCCTGACAATTAATTTAATGggaattaatctgcctcgttTTTTGAACTGCTGTAGCTGCTTCATCATCGGGCATACTAAGATACTGTATTTTAATACTGCTTATTATGGTGGTACTTAAAGAGATGATGCTTTTCTGAGCTGGTACTTGATGGAAAAAGTTTGAGTACTTCTGCAATGGAGCATTTACTTAGTGgaaacctttttaatttaataaattatagtaACCCTTTTTAGGGTCTCCTACAGGTTTGACTTATTTGAATGCCCCTGACCATTTTTTCCATCTGATTCCTCTCTAGGCCGACCAGTGTACTGGTCTGCAGGGGTTTCTGATCTTCCACAGTTTTGGTGGTGGAACAGGCTCTGGTTTCACATCTCTGCTGATGGAGCGACTGTCTGTCGATTATGGTAAAAAGTCAAAGTTGGAGTTCTCTGTGTATCCTGCCCCGCAGGTCAGCACCGCTGTGGTGGAGCCCTACAACTCCATTCTCACAACCCACACCACTCTTGAGCACTCTGACTGCTCTTTCATGGTAGATAATGAAGCCATCTTTGACATCTGCAAGCGAAATCTGGATATCGAGCGTCCTTCCTACACTAATCTGAACCGGCTTATTGCTCAGATTGTGTCCTCCATTACAGCATCGCTGCGCTTCGATGGGGCCCTAAATGTGGACCTCACAGAGTTCCAGACCAATCTGGTCCCTTACCCTCGCATTCACTTTCCTCTGGTCACCTACTCTCCAATCATATCAGCTGAGAAGGCGTACCACGAGCAACTCTCAGTACCAGAGATCACCAATGCCTGCTTTGAGCCAGCGAATCAGATGGTGAAATGTGACCCTCGCCGCGGGAAATACATGGCCTGTTGTTTGCTTTATCGTGGTGACGTAGTTCCTAAAGATGTCAATGCCGCCATAGCCAACATTAAGACACGCCGCTCCATCCAGTTCGTAGACTGGTGTCCCACTGGGTTTAAGGTTGGGATCAACTACCAGCCACCCACTGTTGTGCCCGGAGGAGATCTGGCCAAGGTGCAGAGGGCTGTCTGCATGTTGAGCAACACCACTGCCATTGCAGAAGCATGGGGCCGCTTGGACCACAAATTTGACCTGATGTACGCAAAGAGAGCTTTCGTGCACTGGTATGTGGGTGAAGGGATGGAGGAAGGAGAGTTCTCAGAGGCAAGAGAAGACATGGCTGCCTTGGAGAAGGACTATGAGGAGGTTGCAGCGGACTCCACTGAGGACTGTGGGGAGGATGAAGAGGAGTATTAAATTATTGCACttgtattttgaataaatttataaGCATAAGAAAATCTGTCTTTGGTTCTCATTTCCTGACCTGGTCTGCTGATGTTTAAAAGCAGTGTTGGTTTAATTTCATgtctcaaatttatttattttttttctttgtcctaTGAAGTAACTAATAAAACCTAAACCAATTATGACTTTTTAGTATCTATCTTGGTTCTAGGATAAAGTAGTCTTTGTAGGTGCCATCTCTTGCACTGGTCTCTTTCCCAAATTGAAACCGAAACCCTTTGTCTGGTGGTAATCCTGGTGAGTCTTTGGGCGAAAGCTACAAGTAGTTGCTAGAATGTTGCAAGTTTTATTTTCGGAGCCTAACTTAGTCAGGAGCAGGATTTCTTCAGTAAAGTTTCTTCCGTCCCATTTTTAAAGCACAAGTGCTCTTTAAATTTCATGCATGCTGCAAAAAATGCTCGTCTTGCCAAATATtgcaagtggtgctcactgcagtgccacttgggcagagctgagctccaccTCTTCCTCCCTTCcacttctacgagtgatgtcactggtgGTAGGGGTGGGAGTATGCATTAAAACAGCTGAtaggagctcaagctccccctcgctggtgctcaagtggctctgcagtgcgGTGTCTTCAAGAATTGTGCAGaagatacaaaaaataaattaaacccaAATTGAGTTTAttgaattttgtattttatttttaacttgagTAAAATTAGCTGCGGCGTTAATTATTTATCCTGAATTCAGATCAGAACTGTTGGTGTTTAGAATGACCATCAAATTTCATAAACCGTTACACGTGACTAGGCAGTAATGTTTGGATCCGAACAAACCTATAACATTACTGAATGGGCTTTGAGGAGTTTAAAACTTCAAGCCGTttaaagaaaatctttttttttatatatatatataaatgtgacaTTGGATACACCAGGATCTAAATTTTGCTGAAGACATTCCATCACCTCCAGTGTTTAATACTTCAGCTACTGAGTGCTTTTAAATCTAGAAACCTCTTTGAAGGAACAAAAGTCatctgtcagtgtttttattGCAATGCAAATCCACTGATGACAAGCTGATAGACGCAGCTTTCAAATGCTCCAGTGTCTGTTTAAACTGGTGATCATTAGAGACAATCAGTTAAAACTGAGCATGTAAACAAAGTGGCCAATCAGCAGCGTTCCAAGTGCAAATGCTgtctcatttttatatattttagtacaGACTTGTAGTAGTTGGTACTTCTGACAACGAAACTGGCGCTGCAACCCAACATGTAATGCCAGTGTGAAGTCTCTGAGCTTGACAGAGTAATTCAGAAGCAGCTCTTTACATGGGACAAGAAAACTAAGTCCTATAAATTATTAGATCCTGtcacatcaccaaaaatgatgCTGCCCCATGTaaattttaaacccggaagataaaGATGTTAAAAATTAGCCAGTTATTCCCTACGATTACAGCTGGCAGGTGCTAACATCTCAACACACACAATTTACATCTGTTGAATCTCAGAAAATTTAGTCCAGGCATTCATGACCCTTCAGTCCCAAACAGTAACCCTTTCTTGACTTTGTGgtttaatgaaaaagaaaaaagaagcatGTGGAGCTGTGGTAagaacattgtgtgtgtgttctttaccTGTCCAATCTGCTTAAGTTGTGACGTATCATTTCTGGGTCCCAGCCGCTACTCATTTGCATTGAGAATATATTCATTAATGACCTCTTATGTCTCTTATTTCTTGTAAAATCATGGTGTAAactacagtctctggacttgcagaATTATAGATACATTATAATCACTTTGTAGCAATctaatattaggcatggatataaatATTGCAATCATGATTTTGAAAAACATTATACAGTACACTGTGAATGTCTATTGGTACCATTTGTTGGACTCACAGTAAGTCATAAGCCATAGAAGAACAAAGGAGACTCAGGTGTTGTGCTTGTCCTGTTCAGTTGGTGGCGCTGATAAACCAAACAAAGTTACTCTGACCGTTTCATTTTCTCACAGTGTTCAATTTGGAAGGGCTCATGCGCTAATACCTtcagaggagagaaaaaaaaaaaaaaacgaacttcCCAGCTCAAAGGATCATACCCTGGTGTCCAGATGTATGTTAAAAATCCCCTTCCTAAGGGCAGATTTGAGCACTTCAGTTTGAAAGAACACAAATATTGTGGCCATGATGGTTTTCACTCCTCAGtattgaggtaaaattggttttattttcgcacattctGATGTTctccttaaaaatataatttcagaaaattcTGAAAAGGGAAACTATATTATCAGCCAATAACAATCAAAGAAGGCCTACAACATTGCGAACAGTCAGTAGCTGCGtaccatccacctatttttatgcacatggAAAtctggttgatggaaacaccaaaatgcacataactgagtaggagaaactttttattcgataagaaaagatgcacataaactgtgatggaaacagttttaccgaacaaattccaggaTGGgttggctgtatgagatcatatgtacATATAATTTTTAATCACCTATTTCTTAATGGTCTGtctttaaaagtgagggggacgtaaaTTACCTGTAGTGTGTGGTTgctggac is from Danio aesculapii chromosome 13, fDanAes4.1, whole genome shotgun sequence and encodes:
- the tuba4l gene encoding tubulin, alpha 4 like encodes the protein MRECISIHIGQAGIQMGNSCWELYCLEHGFQPDGTIVDSSRSLADSSFGTFFSETGAGKYVPRAVFIDLEPTVVDEIRNGHYRQLYHPEQLISGKEDAANNYARGHYTIGKEIVDSVLDRMRKMADQCTGLQGFLIFHSFGGGTGSGFTSLLMERLSVDYGKKSKLEFSVYPAPQVSTAVVEPYNSILTTHTTLEHSDCSFMVDNEAIFDICKRNLDIERPSYTNLNRLIAQIVSSITASLRFDGALNVDLTEFQTNLVPYPRIHFPLVTYSPIISAEKAYHEQLSVPEITNACFEPANQMVKCDPRRGKYMACCLLYRGDVVPKDVNAAIANIKTRRSIQFVDWCPTGFKVGINYQPPTVVPGGDLAKVQRAVCMLSNTTAIAEAWGRLDHKFDLMYAKRAFVHWYVGEGMEEGEFSEAREDMAALEKDYEEVAADSTEDCGEDEEEY